The window GGAAGGACGAACCAAAATCCTGCTGATCCTATGGCGGAGCTGGCACCTGAGAGAAGACTGCCTTCGGAATAACGGGAGGGAGTCGATCGGCAGCTCAGTGCAGTTCTTGCAGAATTACGAGGAGGAATTAAGAGGTGCAGCGGGTTCCGAGGAGGGGCCTGGAAGCAAAGTCAAGGAATATGGGAGGGAAACCAGAGAGCAAAACACTGAAATCGATGCCAATCAGTGGAAGCCACCAGGTCAAGGAACCGTCAAAATCAATACTGACGCTGCATTCCTAGCGGGAACTGGAGAAAGCGCGGCCGGAGTGGTCGGACGGGACTCCCAAGGTCTTGTCCTCATGTCCGTCTACAAAAAACTCCCCCGCTGCCAGAGTGCTGAGGAGGCCGAGGCACACGCCGCCCTTGTTGGATTACAGGCAATGGCTGGAGTGTATAAGGGTCAGATAATCCTTGAAATGGATAATCAAAACATTGCAAATGAACTGATATCCCAAGAACAGACAAGGTCACCTAATTACGCTCTAATCATGGACATAAGGAATGCCATGGCTGGTTTTGAGGCCTGCAATGTCAGTTGCGTAAAGAGATAGTGCAACTCCCTGGCCCATGGCCTGGCAGCACTGACAAGGAGCTCAGGCGATCAGGAGATGATGGCTAATGTTTCGACTAGTCTCCGTACTTTGATGCTTGCAGAATGTTCTGGCCTTACTGAGTAGGCGTATCCTGCTTCagttctcaaaaaaaaaaaaccaaTACACATAAGTAATCCCAGAGAAACTAAAATATTGAAGTTCTTTGGAAAATTTCTCAACGGACTTTCCGAAACATTGTCTCGGATCATTTGGCACGCATCTCATGTTACATGCACGTTGCAATAATCTCCAGACAAGCCTAGCAACAAAACTGTCAAAGAAGAGATGATCTATGGTTTCTTCTTTGCACAAAGGGGGCAAGCTTTACTGTCAATCCATCATCTCCTCAATGGGTTATCTTTAGTCAAGATGTTGTTTTTAGTCACCAGCTAAAGAAACAAAACTTGACGATCGTCGCTACCTCATGTCATGTTGTTTGTCTTCAAGAAAGAAATTGGCGATGGACGTTCTTTTCACAACCGTCAACGAACCCATTGTCGCTTCCTCATGTCATGTCGTTTGTCTTCAATAAACATAACTTTGACAATGTAGAACAAGTCATCGCCCCCTACCTCAGGGGAAATAGACTTTGAAGCTTTACGCAAAGACTGGCAATGAcactaggggggggggggggggggggggacatagcatacaatttcaaaaaaattcctacgctcacgcaagatctatctaggagatgcatagcaacgagaggggagagtgtgtctacgtaccctcgtagaccataagcggaagcgtttcacaacgcggttgatgtagtcgaactttcttcgcgctccaccgattgagtaccgaatgtacggcacctccgagttctgcacacgttcagctcggtgacgtccctcgccttcttgatccagcaaggtgtcgaggtagtagatgagttccgtcatcacgacggcgtggtgacggtgatggtgaagtgatctccacagggcttcgcctaagcactacaaaaatatgaccgaggtgcactacaaaaaaaatacacttacgtgatgatacgtgtttgttatagtaggtcgcgttttctgtcatgcatgtacatccatgacaaatttatgacagaatcaagatagtcatacctgtgctgtcgtagaagtgttccatgacattgccaaaattatcatcacggaagtgtccacttccatgacgataaatcgcgcgtcacagaagtgctttcgtcaagggtgaccgacacgtggcatccaccgtaacggaacgccgttaagctatcgggtcgggttttggatccgataacccgttaacagccccgaccaatggggattttccacatgtaaaatcatcattggctggaggaaacacgtgtcggctcatcgttgggacagatgtcatccactcattggacggaaggcgcctatgatacgtcgacacgtggcacggcccaatagaggcccattcctgtgaaaaggctggcccgtttgacttggtcaaaaggtggcgggccggcccatggaaagcctgttaacggcttgttcgcatatagcccatttacagcctgctaacccaaggcccgttacgccctatccgaattaggcccagtagcgtcatctgggccatccaatatgattccagcccgttttcacttctggcccatgtatggcccatgacgtctttcgacccatatgaggccctatgtaactcttggcctattaatggcccgtggtgaaactggcccgtaatgaacagtgtatcactttacacccattaacggcccgtggtgaaactggcccgtaatgaacagtgtatcactttatacccattaacggcccgtggtgaaactggcccgtaatgaacagtatatcactttatacccattaacggcccgttattccgttgggccgtttccagcccatgttatctttcggccttctcagagcccatttattcttgggctcatttccagtattcatttacttacggcccgttactgtcattttctgcttgtgggccaaattcagcccgtggttacagtcggcccgtttgtggtccgttaatacgttgggccgttttcatagcgtcatcaaatacggcctattaacgatggcctgttatggtcggcccatgaacggacgattccaactcttgcccgtttacggccataatgcggcctgttattggcccatgtttggccaatcgatcatac is drawn from Aegilops tauschii subsp. strangulata cultivar AL8/78 chromosome 1, Aet v6.0, whole genome shotgun sequence and contains these coding sequences:
- the LOC109787041 gene encoding uncharacterized protein; this translates as MRDVWNLPSESKFWYTGDDWLQNLLDMESEEGRTKILLILWRSWHLREDCLRNNGRESIGSSVQFLQNYEEELRGAAGSEEGPGSKVKEYGRETREQNTEIDANQWKPPGQGTVKINTDAAFLAGTGESAAGVVGRDSQGLVLMSVYKKLPRCQSAEEAEAHAALVGLQAMAGVYKGQIILEMDNQNIANELISQEQTRSPNYALIMDIRNAMAGFEACNVSCVKR